The following coding sequences lie in one Phalacrocorax carbo chromosome 3, bPhaCar2.1, whole genome shotgun sequence genomic window:
- the RIPPLY2 gene encoding LOW QUALITY PROTEIN: protein ripply2 (The sequence of the model RefSeq protein was modified relative to this genomic sequence to represent the inferred CDS: inserted 2 bases in 1 codon): MSRGRWXLRGAQRPPTAIKASGAGAVTGGVRRAARRRMEGGGMGRGCPCPPSAALPPQGYSPLSSSSPSSPRRGARPSPALAVLPSPPGSAPFWRPWVPAAGETGWRSGPGPGAPHDPRGLAGAPRKLAQYTHPVRLFWPKSRCYDYLYQEAEALLKNFPVQATISFYEDSDSEDDEGELEQDSRMESDC, translated from the exons ATGAGCCGGGGGAGGTG GCTCCGCGGCGCCCAGCGCCCGCCGACGGCTATAAAAGCCTCCGGGGCCGGGGCCGTGACCGGCGGGGTGAGGCGAGCGGCCCGGAGGAGGATGGAGGGCGGCGGGATGGGGCGCggctgcccctgcccgcccTCGGCGGCGCTGCCCCCGCAGGGATACTCGCCCCTCTCTTCATCCtccccctcctcgccccggcgcggggcgcggcccagcccggccctTGCAGTCCTGCCCTCGCCCCCCGGCTCCGCGCCCTTCTGGAGGCCCTGGGTGCCCGCTGCGGGCGAGACGGGAtggcggagcggccccggccccggcgcg cctcaCGACCCCCGCGGGCTGGCGGGAGCCCCCCGAAAGCTGGCGCAGTACACCCACCCCGTCAG ACTATTTTGGCCCAAATCAAGGTGTTATGATTACTTATATCAGGAAGCTgaagcacttctgaaaaactTTCCAGTTCAAGCCACAATCTCCTTTTATGAAGACTCAGACAGTGAAGATGATGAAGGTGAACTGGAACAAGATTCAAGAATGGAATCGGATTGTTGA